The window TTGGATTTTGGTCACAGAATCAGCGCTGTTACCTTTAATCCAAAAGGAGCATTTTTTAAATACTCAGCATAGCTTTTGCCATTCTCCCCAGCTTAGCTGGGGGTTTAGCTCTGTAATTATTAACCGTGATGCAGTCACGCCGGGGACCGTATACAGGGCTGGATATCCCTGAATTTTTCCAACTGGTGGAGGAAGTGTTCACCCCCGAAGAGGCAGAGGTAAACAATGCTCTTGGAAAGCAGCCGGAACCCCTTGAACAAATCGCGCAGAAATTAAACCGTGACCCAAAAGGACTTCGCCCCCTGCTTGAAGCCATGGCGGACAAGGGACTGTGTGCCACTTTTATCAAGAGCGGTGAACGTGTTTATAAAGGCTTACCGTTTATGCCCGGCATTTTCGAGTACCAGTTTATTGCGGGCAAAGACTCCACCCGATACCGCAAACTGGCTCGACTGATACATAATTACAAAAAAGCCTACAACTCATCCAAAGGCGTTGAAAAAATAACCTTTCCCGTCACGCGAGTCATCCCCGTGGAAAAAACCATCGATGCAGGCAACCGGGTCCATACTTATGACCAGGTCGCCACCTATATTCAAAAATATGATTCCATTGGCGTGGGTACCTGCTATTGCAGGCATGCCGCCAAGCTGTGTGGTGAAGATATTCATGATATGCCCATGGAGGTATGCATGTGGTTCGGTCAGGCCGCCGATTACATGGTGGAGCGTATCGGTGGAAGAAAAGTAAGCAAACACGAGGCCATGGCGCTGTTGGACCGGTCGGAAAAGGCCGGATTGATCCATATGAGCCGAAATACCACCGATGAAATTGATTTTTTATGCAATTGCGACCGTTGGCATTGTGAGGTCGTCACTCATGTTCTGAAGCAACCCAAGCCCGGATGGGTCTTTAACTCCGGTTACCAGCCCCGTTTCGACACGGACAGATGCGTCGCATGCGAAACCTGCCTTGACCGATGTCCGCCCCAGGCCCTTACCATGGGAGAAGATCAGCATCCGACTTTGGATACGGACAAATGTTTCGGTTGTGCGGTCTGTGCGACCGGCTGCCCTGAAGGGGCTATTTCAATGGAGGCTAAGCCCGAATTCCCACCACCGCCAAAAAATGTTAAAGAACTGGTGGCGGCCTTAAAGGACAGCCTCTCACACCGATAACAGCATATTGAATGTAATCAACAGTACACTTGAAGGAATAAAAAAATAACCGGAATAGATTATGACATCACCAGACAAAATAATTGAAATCGATCTCACTCAAAATAAGATCATGACTGAAGATTACACCGAGGCCACGGCTTGCAAGTACCTGGCAGGTTTCGGGTTCAATATCAACACTCTTTTCCGGCGATTAACGCAACCATTCAACCCTTTGGGCGCCGAAAATGTGCTGATAATAACCCGGGGGTTGCTTACAGGAACAGCGGCCCCCGCCTCTTCAAGGATACACCTGAGTGCGTTATCCCCTCTTTCCGGACTGATTGCCAGCTCAAATGTGGGAGGGTTTTTCGGTGCCAGGCTAAAAACGTTGGGCATCATGAGTCTGATCATCACTGGGAAAGCCCGCAATCCTGTTTATATCCGAATAAGCTCAAAAGGAGTTGAAATCGAAGATGCGGGACAACTCTGGGGGCTGGACACTCGGCAAACAGAATCGAAGATAAAATCCGATCTGGGAGATAATCGCGCCCAGATGCTGAGCATCGGTCCGGCTGGGGAAAATCAGGTTCTATTCGCCAGCGTTCTGGCCGGAAGAGACCATGCCGCCGGTCGAACCGGCTTAGGAGCTGTGTTGGGTTCCAAACATGTGAAGGCTTTGGTGGTCCAGGTTGAAAACAAACGGGAAAAAATGAATGGGGTTACGGCAAAAATTGTAAAACACTACATTAAAAATATGAAAACCAATGTGGGGCGATTTCATGATTACGCCACTTATGGCAGTGCGGGTGATGTACTCGAAACCAATCAGTGGGGATTGTTGGGAACCCATAATTACCGGCAGGGTCAGGTGCCCGGAGCTAAAGAGATCGACGGCCGGGGGCTGCAAAAATACGTAATTAAAAAGACCGGTTGCCACCGCTGTCCGGTACACTGCAAGGCAGAAATCAAAATCAGCGAGGGCAATTATAAGGATTTCCAGGGTGGGCGTCCCGAGTATGAAACTGTAATGAAGATGGGGCCGCTCTGCGGTCTTACCGACCCCCAGGCATTGTTATATTTGACCAATCTGTGCAACATTTTGGGCCTGGACACCATATCTACCGGTGGAGTCATTGCCTTCGCCATGGATCTGTTCGATCGTGGTATCATCACCCAGGAAGACACCGGAGGCCTAAAATTGCGCTGGGGTGATGCTGAAACTATGGAAACCCTCATTCAGCAGATTGCATCCTGTCGAGGCCTGGGGAAAATCTTGGCCGGTGGTGTTCGCCGGGCAGCCAAGACCTTTGGGAAAGAGGCTGAAAAATATGCCTATCACGTTAAAGGGGTCGAAATTTACGGAGCAGATCCGAGGGGGTTGATGGGAACGGCACTGTCCTACACCGTATCATTGCGAGGCGGCGATTTTACAAGTGTTTACCCGATACCGGAATACAGATACAGCCCCGAAAAGGCCAAAAGGGAGTTCGGAACCGAACAAGTGGTGAATTTCACCGCAACTGAAGGAAAAGGAGCGCTGGTAAAAAAATGTATGATTGTAAGTATGGTCATCGACTCCCTAGGCCTTTGCAAAGTTCCCGCCTTGGCCATATCAGCGAATTACGATCTGGTGCTTGAGTCTGAACTACTCAAAGCAATAACCGGTTTTGATATATCTGCCGAACAATTGTTCTTCATCGGCGAACGTTTGGTGAACATGGAAAAAATGTTTAACCTGCGTCACAGCTCTGATTTCCACGCCGATGTTCTACCCGATTTTTTTGTCCATCAGCCTGTTGCCGAGGGACCGGCCAAAGGCCTCCAGGTAAACCTTGAGCCCATGGTGCAGGATTTTTATCACTGTATGGGTTGGGACGATAGGGGAATTCCGACTTCTGAAACGTTGCGAAAGTTGGGTTTGGACTACAAATGAGGCCGGGCCGAACTGCCGTTATAGTGGTTGTCAAAAAA is drawn from Thermodesulfobacteriota bacterium and contains these coding sequences:
- a CDS encoding 4Fe-4S binding protein produces the protein MQSRRGPYTGLDIPEFFQLVEEVFTPEEAEVNNALGKQPEPLEQIAQKLNRDPKGLRPLLEAMADKGLCATFIKSGERVYKGLPFMPGIFEYQFIAGKDSTRYRKLARLIHNYKKAYNSSKGVEKITFPVTRVIPVEKTIDAGNRVHTYDQVATYIQKYDSIGVGTCYCRHAAKLCGEDIHDMPMEVCMWFGQAADYMVERIGGRKVSKHEAMALLDRSEKAGLIHMSRNTTDEIDFLCNCDRWHCEVVTHVLKQPKPGWVFNSGYQPRFDTDRCVACETCLDRCPPQALTMGEDQHPTLDTDKCFGCAVCATGCPEGAISMEAKPEFPPPPKNVKELVAALKDSLSHR
- a CDS encoding aldehyde ferredoxin oxidoreductase family protein, translated to MTSPDKIIEIDLTQNKIMTEDYTEATACKYLAGFGFNINTLFRRLTQPFNPLGAENVLIITRGLLTGTAAPASSRIHLSALSPLSGLIASSNVGGFFGARLKTLGIMSLIITGKARNPVYIRISSKGVEIEDAGQLWGLDTRQTESKIKSDLGDNRAQMLSIGPAGENQVLFASVLAGRDHAAGRTGLGAVLGSKHVKALVVQVENKREKMNGVTAKIVKHYIKNMKTNVGRFHDYATYGSAGDVLETNQWGLLGTHNYRQGQVPGAKEIDGRGLQKYVIKKTGCHRCPVHCKAEIKISEGNYKDFQGGRPEYETVMKMGPLCGLTDPQALLYLTNLCNILGLDTISTGGVIAFAMDLFDRGIITQEDTGGLKLRWGDAETMETLIQQIASCRGLGKILAGGVRRAAKTFGKEAEKYAYHVKGVEIYGADPRGLMGTALSYTVSLRGGDFTSVYPIPEYRYSPEKAKREFGTEQVVNFTATEGKGALVKKCMIVSMVIDSLGLCKVPALAISANYDLVLESELLKAITGFDISAEQLFFIGERLVNMEKMFNLRHSSDFHADVLPDFFVHQPVAEGPAKGLQVNLEPMVQDFYHCMGWDDRGIPTSETLRKLGLDYK